In the genome of Deltaproteobacteria bacterium, the window ACCATCTATACGGCCCGCGACGCCGCCCACAAGCGGCTCATGGATCTCTTGGACAAGGGCGAGCCGCTGCCGTTTGAACTCCAGGGATCGGCCATTTATTATGTCGGCCCCAGCCCGGCCCCTCCAGGCCGGCCCATCGGCGCGGCCGGGCCGACCACCAGCTACCGCATGGACACCTACGCTCCGCGCCTGCACGCCCTGGGCTGCAAGGCGTCCATCGGCAAGGGCCGCAGAAATGACGCCGTGCGTCAGGCCTTGAAAGACCACACGGCGGTCTATTTCGGCGCCACGGGCGGGGCTGGCGCGTTGTTGTCCAAATGTATTACAGCGGCCACAGTCGTCGCCTTCGAGGAACTCGGCCCCGAGGCCATCCGCGAGCTGACCGTGGTCGATTTCCCGCTTCTGGTCATCAACGACTCCGTCGGCGGCGAACTCTACGTCCAG includes:
- a CDS encoding Fe-S-containing hydro-lyase yields the protein MAEYELTTPLTDEAVGKLRAGDVVRLTGTIYTARDAAHKRLMDLLDKGEPLPFELQGSAIYYVGPSPAPPGRPIGAAGPTTSYRMDTYAPRLHALGCKASIGKGRRNDAVRQALKDHTAVYFGATGGAGALLSKCITAATVVAFEELGPEAIRELTVVDFPLLVINDSVGGELYVQPDRKAAGLE